Part of the Burkholderia humptydooensis genome, AGAACATCGCGTAGAACGTCGGCGCCAGCGCGGAGCCGGTCGCATCGATCAGCCACGTCACGATCATCTGCGAGAACCCGCCGAACAACATGACGGCCAGGTTATAGGCGAGCGAAAGCCCGGTCGAGCGCACCTCGGCCGGAAACTGCTCGGAGACGAGCGCGCCGAAGGGCCCGTAGAATCCCGCGAGGCTCACGCTGAGCAGACACTGGACGAGCAGTATCTTCGCGACGCTCGGACTCGCGTTCAGCCACGCGAACAGCGGATACAGCAACGCGAGCGTCACGACGAGCGAAACGAGCGACAGCGATTTTCGGCCGATGCTGTCGGAGATTCGGCCGGCCACCGGACAAAGCAGCACGAGCAGCGTATTGCCGGCGACGAGCGCGTAGAAGCTCGCTTCGATCGGCAGCTTCAGTTGCTTGACCGCGTAGGTCGGCAGATAGCTGACCAGCACGTAGACGCTCGACGTCAGCGCGACCACCGCCGCGAGGCTCGAAAGCACGCCGCCGATGTGGTCGCGCACGACGCTCTGCAGGACTTGCGTCGGCCGTTCGTCCGCCGCCGGCGCGCTCTCCGGCTCGACGAGGTTTCGCCGGATATAGAAGCCGACCGGCCCGATGACGAGCCCGATGACGAACGGAATCCGCCATCCCCACGCCATGAGTTCGTCGTGGCTCAGGCCCTTCGTCACCAGCGCGCCCACGATCGCGCCGAGCAGCAGCGCGGCCGCCTGGCTGGCCATCTGAAAGCTGCCGAAGAATCCGCTCCGGCCGGGCGGCGCCGATTCGATCAGAAGCGCCGTCGCCGTGCCGAATTCCCCGCCGGCGGAAAAGCCCTGGATCAGGCGAGCGATGACGATCAGCACCGGAGCGGCCACCCCGATACTCGCATGCGTGGGCGCCAGCGAAATGATCAGGAGGCCCAAGGTCATCAAGGCGATAACGAGCGACAGCGCGCGCTTGCGGCCGAACCGGTCCGCGTACGAGCCGAGCACCAGCCCGCCGATCGGCCGCATCAGAAAGGCGACGCCGAACGTGCCGGTCGTGAGCAGGATGGACGTATAGCTGTGCCCGGTCGGAAAGAACAGATCGGCAAGCACGACCGTCATGTAGCTGAAGACGACGAAGTCGTACCATTCCAGCGCATTGCCGATCACCGCCGCGACGATGCCTCTCATATGGGGGGCGTGCTTCATTTCGGTCCTCCGTCGATTCACCGAGCCATCGTAGGAAGGACAAAATGGACGCGCTTGCACAAAAATGCTGTCGCGGCCGGCCGGCGTCTCTCCGGCCCCGCCAGAATGAACCGTCTAAAAGGGATTCTCAATGATCAGACGATACGCGAAAATAGAGCGCCCCCCGTCCGAATGCGCAAGGAGAATCGCCTCGATGGAGTTCCGCCCGATAAAGGAAAGTGATCTCGGCAGCACGTACGACATCCGCTTTTCCGTCACCGAGAATCGCATCCTCCCGCATCAGATCCATCTCCTCGATCGCGACCGCGTGCTCGAGCAATTGCGCAACGGCTTCAGCGTCATCGCGATCGAAGGCGGCACCGCGGTCGGTTACTGCATGGCCACGGGCGGCCCGCAAGCGTTCATCAGCGCGCTGTTCGTCCGTCCCGCGTGGCACGGAACGGGCGTCGGACGCGAGATGCTCGAGCGGGCGCTCGCCTGGCTGCGTCAGCAAGGCAGCGAAAGCGTCTCGCTCGTCACCGATCCCGGCTCGCGCGCGGACGGCTTCTACCAGCATCTCGGCTGGATTCGCGGCGAGCTCGACAGCTACGGCTGCCAGGTCACGTTCCGAAAATCACTCGCGACATGAGGCGATATGACGTCAAGCGACAAATCCCGCTCGCTCGCCGCACGGCGCCCCGCGTCGCTGCATGCCGTCGCGGTCGCGGTCGACATGTTGCAGCGGCGCGGCTTGAGCACGGAACTGATCCTCAGCGGCTCGGGCATCACGCCTGCCGAGTTGCGCCAGCCGAACAAGATCATCTCGCATGCGCAGGAGATGGTGATCTATCACAACGCATGGCGGATGACGGGCGATTCGGCGATCGGCCTCGCGATGGCCGACGCGGTGCCGCTGACCGCGTACATGCCGCTCGGGCTCGCGATGATGGTCAGCCCGACGCTCGGCGCCGCGATCGAGCTCGCGAACAGTTGCCCGCTGCTCGCGTTGTGCTACTTCGCCACGCGCCTCGAAACGAAAGGCTCGCGGGCGGTCATCACGTTCTCCGATTATTCGTATCGGCCCGATCTCTACGTGCTCAACACCGACATGTGTCTCGCGGGCCTGCGCAGGCAGATGTTCGACCTGCTCGGCGGCCCGCCGACATTCCGTCAGGTGACGCTCGCTTTCGACACGCCAAAACATGCATATGCATATGAATCGCTGTTCCAGTGTCCGGTCAGGTTCTCGGCGCCCGCGCATTCGTTCACGCTCGACGCGGACTGCATGAACACGCCGCTGCCGATGGCGCATCAGCTCGAGCACATGATCGCGAAGGACGCGTGCGTGCGGCGCGAGCAGGAGCTCGAGCAATGGGCTGCGTCGGACGTCGTCGGCAAGACGCTCCACTACCTGTACGACCATCCGTTCACGGGCACCGTCCCCGCGCTCGCCGGCGCGCTCGGCATGTCCACCCGCACGCTGCAGCGCAAGCTCAAGCAGTCCGGCACGTCGCTTCAGCGGCTGCTCGAACAGGTGAGGCGCGATCTGCTGATTCAGGATCTCGCGATGGGCCCGCGATCGAGAAAAGACATCGCACGGCACATCGGCTACAAGGACCCGACCTCCGTGAGCCGCGCGCGGCGCCGATGGGCGAAAGAAGATTCGTGAGCGCGCGCGAACCTGCGCGATGGCGCGTTTTGGCACGCAATTGGCGCGTTCTGCCACGCCTTCGCGCACACGGACGACGCGCCGTTTGTTAACCTACATTCATCCGAATAATGGATCTTGGACACGGGAAATTCCAGTGGCAAAAGACAATCCGGAGGGCCGATTAACCGCGCGCGACTGGCAATTGCTGAGCCCGGTCGTCGCATTGCTCGCCGTCGGCACGTTGCTGCCGATCGCCGTCGTCACGTCGGTTTCGCTGATGCGCCCGCTCGGCTACGGCGGCGTCGACTGGGGCAGCTTCTCGCTCGACGCCTATCTGAATCTGATCGTCGATCGCGATTTCGACGGCAATCTGATTTTTCAGAGCGATCATGTCCGCATCTTCGCGCGCTCGCTCGCGCTGGCGGCCGCGACCACGGCCGGCTGCGTCGCGCTCGGCTTTCCCACTGCGCTTTTCATCGCGACGCAGCCGCCGCGTCGCAAGAGCGCGCTGCTGATTCTCGTGACGATACCGTTCTGGACGAGCCTCGTCATACGCTCGTATGCATGGATCATCCTGATCGCCGACCACGGTCTCGCGAATCGCGCGCTGAACGGTCTCGGCATGCTCGACGGCCCGCTCGGGCTGCTCTACACGACGCCCGCCACGCTGGTCGGCCTGCTGTACACGTTCTTTCCGTTCATGGTGCTGCCCGTGTACGCGAGTCTCGACGATTTCGACTGGCGCATCGTCGAAGCCGCATATGATCTCGGCGCAACGCGGTGGCGTGCGCTGCGCCAGGTGGTGATCCCGAACTGCATGCCGGGCATCGCTGCGGGCATCGGCCTCGTCTTCGTGCCCGCGCTCGGCTCGTATGTGATCCCGAATCTGCTCGGCGGCAGCCATTCGATGATGATCGGCAACCTGATCGAGATGAAGTTCACGCAAGGCCGCAACTGGCCGCTCGGCGCGTCGTTGTCGCTCGCGCTGCTCGGGCTCGTGCTCGCGGCGATGCTGGCCCGCCGCCTGACGTCCGCGAAGCGGGGAGCGCTCGCATGAACGGCGCGCAATCGGCCCGCCATCGCTTCCCGTTCGCGGCCTACGTCGCGATCGGCGCATTCGCGTTCCTGTATGCGCCGATGGTCGCGCTCGTCGCGCTGAGCTTCAACCAGGGCGACTCGTCGCTCGTCTGGAGCGGCTGGGGGCTGCACGGCTATGCCGACGCGTGGCAGGACCCGACGCTGATGCGCGCCGCACGCAACTCGCTCGCGCTCGCCGGCTCGTCCACCGCCATCGCGACGGCGCTCGCGACGCTCGCCGCCGTCGTCATGTGGGCACGCGAAGGGCGGGGCAAGTACGTGATCGAGAACCTGATCGGCGTGCCGCTGATCGTGCCGGAAATCGTCACGGCGATCGCGACGCTGCTGCTGTTCTCGGCGCTGTCGATCGACCTCAGCTTCTACACGGTGCTGCTCGCGCACGTCGCGTTCTGCCTGCCGTTCGCCTATCTGCCGATCCGCGCGCGTCTGCGGCGCGTCGATCCGCTGCTGCTCGACGCCGCCGCCGATCTGTCGGCAACGCCGTGGGCCGCATTCCGGCAGGTCACGCTGCCGCTGGCGCTGCCCGGCATCGCGGCGGGCGCGATGCTCGCGTTCCTCACGTCGATGGACGACTTCGTGATCACGTACTTCGTCGCCGGGCCCGGCGTGACGACGCTGCCGATGTACATCTTCGGCGCGCTCAAGTTCGGGCTCACGCCGAAGATCAACGCGATATCGACGATCATGCTCGCGCTCTCCGCGATCGTGGCGATCGTCGGCAGCGCATCGGCGAGCGGCGACGCAACCGAGGACGCGCGCGACGAATCGCCGGCCGGCGATGCCGTCGCGCGCGCGCACCCGCTCTTTTCCCATACCAACAAAATCGAGGCGCTATGAAAGCATGGTTGACGTTACTGCTCACGATGACATTCGGATTCGCCCAGGCCGCCGAGTTGCATCTCGCGAACTGGCCGGACTGGATGCCGCCGGAGCTGATGAAGAAATTCGAGAAGGAAACCGGCATCAAGACGACGCTCGACATCTACGACAGCGACGCGACGCTGCTGTCGAAGCTGCAGGCGGGAGGCGGCGGCTACGACGTCGTCGTCGCGGGCGACTACTACGTTCAGGTCTTCGCGAAGAACGGCCTCGTGCGCAAGCTCGACAAGAGCCGGCTGCAGAACATGGCGAACGTCATGCCGGAATACCGGCATCCGCTCTTCGATCCGAACCGCGACTACACGGTGCCGTATCTGATCTTCATGACGGGCTTCGCGTACGACAGCGCGCGCGTGCCGGGCGGCAAGCTCGACGATAGCTGGAAATCGCTGTTCGATCCGCCGGCGTCGCTGCGCGGCGAAATCGCGGATCTGGATTCGGTCGAGGAGCTCTACATGGCTGCGAGCTGGTATCTGAAGCAGGACGAGTGCACCGAGAATCCCGAAGACGCGAAGCGCGTGCTCGCCGTGCTGCGCAAGCAGAAGCCGTACGTGAAGACGTACAGCAACGAAGGCACGATCGACCGGATGATCTCGCGGCAGGTCGTCGTGCAGCACGGCTGGAGCGGCGCGACGGTCCGCGTGCAGCGCAAGCTGTCGACCGCGGCCTTCGCGTTCCCGCGCGAAGGCGTGCGGATGGCGCAGGACAATTTTCTGATTCCCGCGAAGGCGAAGAACGTGAGCGAGGCGCACACGTTCCTCAACTGGATGATGAAGCCCGAGAACATGGCCGCTGCGTCCAACGCGTATCTGTATCCGAACGAGATTGCGGGTTCCGAGCGCTACATGAGCGCGGACCTGCTGAAGAATCCCGCGGTGATGCTCCCGGCCGCCTACAAGGAGCGGCTGCGCCCGTTCAAGCTGTGCTCGCCGGCGGCGCTCGCGCTGCGCGACAAGGTATGGACGATGTTCAAGCAATGACGCCGCCGCGATGATGGCGGCATCGGCGCGACGCATCGATTGAAATCGACTGGAATCAACTGGAATCGATTGACGCAACCGCCTTACGGCGAAGCGCGAGGAAGGTAATGGACTGACGAAGTGACGATGCTCGAAGCGGTCGATGCGGGTGCTGGTAACACCGGCATCGACCTGACCACGGTAGTTATTGCGAGTGCCCACACATGGCTGGCTTCATTGTACAGCATCGCTTTTGCAGCGAAGCTGCGTTCGGCGCTGCCGTTCCGTTGCGCCTGCGTCGGCGCCGAGCATTGCGGTTTCCGTTCGGTTCGGTGCGATCGCAACCGTCGTTTCAAGCCGGATCGCACGCTCATCGGGCCGCATTCCGTCGCCCATGTTCCACCTGCTCCACTTTCCTCACTGCCTCGGAAGCAGGTGGCTTCGCTGCGCCAGTTCGGGCCCGCGCCCGACGGAACGCGCAGCGCTTTTTATTCCCGACCGAGCGAACACGGCAAGCCGCCCGTTGCGAACCGCACCGCAGGCACGCCGACCGTTTTCACTAGTGCCCCACGCTAGTGGCCCGTCTGCCAGCAATCGGTGGCCCTCGAGTGCAGACGGATTCGCCGCGCAGACATGCGCGGTTTTTTTTGCGCGGTTGCAAGCGGCGAGGCGCTCGTGATCGCGCTCCCGCCGCACGCTCACTTCATCATCGCGCGCTACGCCGCGTCGCCGCTCAACGCCCGATAGCACTCCGGCCGCCGATCCCGAAACACGCCCCAGCAGCGCCGCCGATACGCGAGCGCATCGAGATCGAATTCGGCCGTCGCGATCGCCTCGCCGTGCCGGTCGCATTCGACGATCTTCTCGCCGTCCGCGCCCGCGATGAACGAGCTGCCGTAAAACGCGATTTCGCCCGATGCGCCGCGCTCGACGCCGATCCGGTTGCTCGCGACGACGGGCATCAGGTTCGCGGCCGCATGACCGCGCTGCGTGTTCTGCCAGTGCGCGCGCGAATCGATCGACGCATCGTGCGGCTCGCTGCCGATCGCGGTCGGGTACAGCAGCAGCTCCGCCCCCGCAAGCGCCATCGTCCGCGCGCATTCCGGAAACCACTGATCCCAGCAGATCCCGACGCCGATCCGCCCATATGCGGTGTCCCACACGCGAAAGCCCGTGTCGCCCGGCGTGAAATAGTATTTTTCCGTGTAGCCCGGGCCGTCCGGAATGTGCGTCTTTCGATAGACGCCGAGCGCGCGGCCGTCGGCGTCGAAGACCGCGACCGAGTTGAATTGCGTCTGGCCGGCGCGCTCGAAGAAGCTCACGGGCAGCACGACGCCGAGTTCGCGCGCGAGCGACGCGAAGCGCGCAAGCCACCGGTGGCCTTCGTACGGCTGCGCGAGCGCGAGATGCGCGGGATTCTGGTCGATGCAGAAATACGGCGTCTCGAACAATTCCTGCAGCAGCACGATCTGCGCGCCACGCGCGGCCGCGTCGCGCACAAGACGCTCCGCGCGCGCCAGGTTCGCATCGACGTTCCAGTCGCACGCCATCTGCGTGGCGGCCACGATCGTCTTTCTCATCTCGTGCTCCTCCTCAGGAACGACCCAACGTCGGCCAATACGGCGCCAGCGCGGCGCGGGCGGCCCGCACCGCGGCGCGCTCGCCGTCGCCGCACGGATGCTGGGCGAACTGGTGCGGATCGTCGAACGGCGCGTTCCAGCCGACGAGCCCCTCGAGCACGCCGAGCGTCGCGATCGGCAGATACGGCAGGCTGTAGCCGCCTTCCTGCAGCATGACGATGCGTCCGTCGCATGTGCTGCCCGCCGCCTGCCGCAACGCGCGCGCCATGTGCCGGAACCCGTCGCGCTGCACGCGCATGCGGCCGAGCGGATCGAACGCGTTCGCGTCCTGCCCCGCCGACACGAGAATGAGCTGCGGCGCGAACGCTTCGACGAGCGGCAGCACCAGTTCGTCGAATGCGTGCGCGTAGCCGGCGTCGCCCGTGCCGGACGGCAACGGCACGTTCGCGTTGTAGCCGGCGCCCGCGCCGCCGCCCGTCTCGCGCGCTTCGCCGCCATCGACCGGAAAATTCGCCGCCTCGTGCAACGACACGAACAGCACCGACGGATCGTCGTAGAACACCTGCTGCGTGCCGTTGCCGTGATGCACGTCCCAGTCGACGATCGCGACGCGCTCAACGCCGTGCACGGCCTGCGCGTGCCGCGCCGCGATCGCGACGTTGTTGTAGTAGCAGTAGCCCATCGCGAAATCGGCGCCCGCGTGGTGGCCCGACGGCCGGATCAGCGCATACGCCTGCCGAAGCGGCCCCGTCATCACCGCGTCGACGGCCGCGCACGCGGCGCCCGCCGCGAGCCGCGCGACGCGCTCGGTCGACGCGCTGCCCGCCGCGTCGTCGCCGAGCGGCACCACCTGCTCGCCCGCCACCGCGCAAGCCTCGGCGAGCTGCCGCAGATACTCGGGCCGGTGCACGCGCAGCAATTGCTCGTCGGTCGCGTGCTCGAACGCGACGCGCGTCAGGCGCTCGGTCATGCCGACCGCGTCGAGCAATTGCTTCGTATACGCGAGCCGCAGCGGACTGTCGAAATGCTCGCCGAAGTTCAGCGTGCCGTGCGGGACGACGTACACGAGATCGCCTTGCCGATGCGTGAGGAATGCGGGATCGAACAGCAGTCCGGTAGGAATCACTTCGGTCTCCTCGTCAGAATGAAGCCGCTCAGTAACCGGTCTTGAACTGGGTCCAGTAGCGTGTCTGCATGCGCATCGCCTGCGGCGGCATCGGGCGCTTCACCCACAGCGTACGCATCGTCGCCGCATCCGGATAGATCGCCGGATTCGACGTGAGCCGCTTGTCGACGAGCGGCGTCGCCGCGCGGTTCGGATTCGGATACATCACCTTGTTGCTGATTTTCGCGACGACGTCGGGCCGCAGAATGTAGTCGATGAAGCGCAGCGCGTTGTCCGGATGCGCCGCGCCCTTCGGAATCGCCATGCTGTCGAACCAGAACGGCGCGCCGGCCGCGGGCAGGCTGTAGACGATCTGCTGCCCGTTCCTCGCATCCGCCGCGCGCAGCGCCGCGACGAGCACCGCGCCCGAGTAGCCGGTAACGACGCACACGTCTCCCGTCGCGAGATCGTTCATCACGGGTGTCGCGATGAACTGGCGGATCGTCGGCCGGATCTTCTTCATCATGTCGAGCGCCGCCTCGTAGTCGCGCGGATCGGTCGTGTTCGGATCGCGACCGATGTAGCGCAGCGCGAGCGGAAACACTTCGCTGCCCGCGTCGTTGAACGCGATGCCGCAGCCCTTGAGCTTCGCCGCATACGCGGGGTTGAAGATCAGCTCGAGCGTGTTCGCGGGCAGCGGGCCGCCGAGCGCCTGCCTCACCTTCGCGACGTTCAGCCCGAGCCCGAACGTGCCCTGCATGTACGGCACGCCGTACTGGTTGCCGGGATCGACCTCGGCCGCGCGCGCGACGATCGCCGGATCGAGATTCTTCAGATTCGGCAGCCTCGATTTGTCGAGCTTCTGGTAGAGGCCCGCCTGAATCTGCCGCGCCAGAAAATCGTTCGACGGAAACACGAGATCGTAGCCGCTGTTGCCTGTCGTGAGCTTCGTTTGCAACGCTTCGTTGCTGTCGTAGACGTCGAGCCGCACCTTGATGCCGGTTTCCTTCTCGAAGCCGGCGATCGTGTCGGGCGCGAAATACTCGGCCCAGTTGTAGATGTTGAGCACGTTGCCGCCGGCCGCGCGCGCGGCGGCGCACGCGAGCGACGCAAGCACGACGGCGATCCATGCGATGCGCTTCATCGATCCCTCCTTTGACGATGCCAAAGAAATGGCGGCCGCTCGAGCGCTGCGTTGCCGAACGTTCCGCTTGTGATCGTAAGTAGAGAAAAAAATCGATTCGTGATCTTATTACGCACATCGCCTGTGCCTTTGAGGAAAGAATGCGGCGAATCGATCTGCTGTCCGCGCTCGAAACGTTCGTCTGCGCGGTCGAGGAAGGCAGCCTCAGCCAGGCGGCGCGCAGGCTCGCGAAAACGCCGTCGGCGGTAACGAAGGCGATCGCCGGACTCGAAGCGACGCTCGGCGCGCAACTGCTCGAGCGCACGACGCGCCGGCTCGTGCTGACGGAAGGCGGGCGGCTCTATCTCGCGACCGCGACCGACGTGCTGCGCCGGCTCGCGGACGGCGCGCGGCAGTTGTCCGAGCGCGATGACGAACCGCGCGGCCTGCTGCGCGTCACGGCCGCGCATTCGTTCGGCCACGCGATCCTCGCGCCGCTCTGCGCGCCGTTTGCGCAGGCGTTTCCGCGCGTGCGGATCGAGCTGTCGCTATCCGATCATTACGTCGACATCGTCGGCGAAGGCTTCGATCTCGCGCTGAGGATGGGCAACTACGATCTGCCGAGCCAGATCGTCAAGCCGATCGGCTCGAACCGCAGCCTGCTGTGCGCAAGCCCCGGCTATCTCGCGCGGCGCGGCCGGCCCGCCGCGCCGGCCGATCTCGCGCAGCACGACTGCGTGCTCTATCGCCACCCGACGCTCGCGAACACCTGGACGTTCGATCGCGACGGCGTGCGCGCGCGCATCGAGCCGAAAGGGCCGCTCGCCACCGACGACTACGGCCTCGCGCTCGCCGCGACGCTCGATGGCGCGGGCGTGCTGCCGTGCCCGCAATGGAGCGTCGTCGACGTGCTCGAGGCGGGCCGGCTCGTGCCGCTGCTCGTCGACTGGCGCTTCGAGAGCGCGTCGTTCGGCGAGGACCGGATTTGCGCCGCCTATCCGTCGAGCCGGCGCGGCTCGACGAAGATCCGCCGTCTCGTCGAGCGCGTCGAGGCGAAGCTCGCCGATAGCGAAGCGCGCGTCGCGCGCGTGCTGGGCGAGGCGCCTCGCACCGATTTTGCCCTCCGTTGACGAGGGGCAGCCAACGACCGGCTCGGCCGCGGTGAATGTGTTCCCCTGATCGTTGTTGACGTCGGGTTGCCGGCCGGCAGCGAACCTGAGCGGTCGATCGGGCAGCCGGCACGCCGGTTCGAGACGATCCGGCGAACGGCACCCGCGCCGACAGCGCACCGCCACGCCGATAAGCGCGCGGCCGGCGCCGCCCCCCGCGCGCCGTCTCGCGCCCCCTCACGTTCGGCCCGCCGCGAGCGGATTCGCGCGCGCTCGTTGACGTGCGTCAATCCGCATCTGCAACCTGCGTGCAGATTGGCTACGCTTGTAGACATTGCGCGCCGCGAGCGACGCGACGAAACGAGCCGCATCGCACGGGCGGCGTCGGCGCTCGTACGGCCCGCCGCAGGACGCCCGCGCGCCGCCGCTCGACCGCGTGCAGCCGACCATCCGACCGGAGACATCGTCATGGAAGAAGCCTATGCACGGCGCGCGCTGCTGCTGCACCTCGGCAGCGTGCTGCAAATCCTGAGCCGCCTCGAGGAGAAGCCCGACAACCAGTCGATCGAGGCGCTGCTCGCGGCGAACGGCATGCTCGCCGACGTGCCGCTCGTCGAATACGTCGTGCAGGACATGACGGTGCGCGAATTCGTGTCCCGCGCGCTGCGCGCGTTCTGCCTGTGGCCGCAACTGCTGCTCGAAGATCCGCTCGACTACGGCGCGCTCGCGCTGCCCGTTCGCAGGCATCTGTTCGCGGGCAACGATACCGGCTGGAAAGCGTATGCGTCGACGCTGCGCGACGCCGCGCCCGGCTTCGACATCAGGCGCTCGTACGCCGCCGAGCCGCGCGAGGCCGAGCCCGAACTCGCCGACGAGCGCGACGTCGAAGCGGGCGAAGGTCCCGTCGAACGCGACGACGAAGACGATGACGATAGCCGCTTGCGCGAGCGCGCGGCGGCGAGCGTCGAAAGCCCGGCTCCGGACGCCGCGCCGGTTCGCCGCAAATCATATGAATAGCGCGCGCGAGCAGGAACGCCTGCGCTCGCGGCCGGATCGTCAAGGCATCCGAACCTGTTTTGGCGCCGGCCGCGCACCGGCACGCGGCTTGCGCGCGTACCGTTG contains:
- a CDS encoding MFS transporter, producing the protein MKHAPHMRGIVAAVIGNALEWYDFVVFSYMTVVLADLFFPTGHSYTSILLTTGTFGVAFLMRPIGGLVLGSYADRFGRKRALSLVIALMTLGLLIISLAPTHASIGVAAPVLIVIARLIQGFSAGGEFGTATALLIESAPPGRSGFFGSFQMASQAAALLLGAIVGALVTKGLSHDELMAWGWRIPFVIGLVIGPVGFYIRRNLVEPESAPAADERPTQVLQSVVRDHIGGVLSSLAAVVALTSSVYVLVSYLPTYAVKQLKLPIEASFYALVAGNTLLVLLCPVAGRISDSIGRKSLSLVSLVVTLALLYPLFAWLNASPSVAKILLVQCLLSVSLAGFYGPFGALVSEQFPAEVRSTGLSLAYNLAVMLFGGFSQMIVTWLIDATGSALAPTFYAMFCVGMAVVGVATMAAGRVSLTVGAPGALR
- a CDS encoding GNAT family N-acetyltransferase, with protein sequence MEFRPIKESDLGSTYDIRFSVTENRILPHQIHLLDRDRVLEQLRNGFSVIAIEGGTAVGYCMATGGPQAFISALFVRPAWHGTGVGREMLERALAWLRQQGSESVSLVTDPGSRADGFYQHLGWIRGELDSYGCQVTFRKSLAT
- a CDS encoding AraC family transcriptional regulator encodes the protein MTSSDKSRSLAARRPASLHAVAVAVDMLQRRGLSTELILSGSGITPAELRQPNKIISHAQEMVIYHNAWRMTGDSAIGLAMADAVPLTAYMPLGLAMMVSPTLGAAIELANSCPLLALCYFATRLETKGSRAVITFSDYSYRPDLYVLNTDMCLAGLRRQMFDLLGGPPTFRQVTLAFDTPKHAYAYESLFQCPVRFSAPAHSFTLDADCMNTPLPMAHQLEHMIAKDACVRREQELEQWAASDVVGKTLHYLYDHPFTGTVPALAGALGMSTRTLQRKLKQSGTSLQRLLEQVRRDLLIQDLAMGPRSRKDIARHIGYKDPTSVSRARRRWAKEDS
- a CDS encoding ABC transporter permease; the encoded protein is MLSPVVALLAVGTLLPIAVVTSVSLMRPLGYGGVDWGSFSLDAYLNLIVDRDFDGNLIFQSDHVRIFARSLALAAATTAGCVALGFPTALFIATQPPRRKSALLILVTIPFWTSLVIRSYAWIILIADHGLANRALNGLGMLDGPLGLLYTTPATLVGLLYTFFPFMVLPVYASLDDFDWRIVEAAYDLGATRWRALRQVVIPNCMPGIAAGIGLVFVPALGSYVIPNLLGGSHSMMIGNLIEMKFTQGRNWPLGASLSLALLGLVLAAMLARRLTSAKRGALA
- a CDS encoding ABC transporter permease; the protein is MNGAQSARHRFPFAAYVAIGAFAFLYAPMVALVALSFNQGDSSLVWSGWGLHGYADAWQDPTLMRAARNSLALAGSSTAIATALATLAAVVMWAREGRGKYVIENLIGVPLIVPEIVTAIATLLLFSALSIDLSFYTVLLAHVAFCLPFAYLPIRARLRRVDPLLLDAAADLSATPWAAFRQVTLPLALPGIAAGAMLAFLTSMDDFVITYFVAGPGVTTLPMYIFGALKFGLTPKINAISTIMLALSAIVAIVGSASASGDATEDARDESPAGDAVARAHPLFSHTNKIEAL
- a CDS encoding ABC transporter substrate-binding protein, producing MKAWLTLLLTMTFGFAQAAELHLANWPDWMPPELMKKFEKETGIKTTLDIYDSDATLLSKLQAGGGGYDVVVAGDYYVQVFAKNGLVRKLDKSRLQNMANVMPEYRHPLFDPNRDYTVPYLIFMTGFAYDSARVPGGKLDDSWKSLFDPPASLRGEIADLDSVEELYMAASWYLKQDECTENPEDAKRVLAVLRKQKPYVKTYSNEGTIDRMISRQVVVQHGWSGATVRVQRKLSTAAFAFPREGVRMAQDNFLIPAKAKNVSEAHTFLNWMMKPENMAAASNAYLYPNEIAGSERYMSADLLKNPAVMLPAAYKERLRPFKLCSPAALALRDKVWTMFKQ
- the aguB gene encoding N-carbamoylputrescine amidase: MRKTIVAATQMACDWNVDANLARAERLVRDAAARGAQIVLLQELFETPYFCIDQNPAHLALAQPYEGHRWLARFASLARELGVVLPVSFFERAGQTQFNSVAVFDADGRALGVYRKTHIPDGPGYTEKYYFTPGDTGFRVWDTAYGRIGVGICWDQWFPECARTMALAGAELLLYPTAIGSEPHDASIDSRAHWQNTQRGHAAANLMPVVASNRIGVERGASGEIAFYGSSFIAGADGEKIVECDRHGEAIATAEFDLDALAYRRRCWGVFRDRRPECYRALSGDAA
- a CDS encoding class II histone deacetylase — encoded protein: MIPTGLLFDPAFLTHRQGDLVYVVPHGTLNFGEHFDSPLRLAYTKQLLDAVGMTERLTRVAFEHATDEQLLRVHRPEYLRQLAEACAVAGEQVVPLGDDAAGSASTERVARLAAGAACAAVDAVMTGPLRQAYALIRPSGHHAGADFAMGYCYYNNVAIAARHAQAVHGVERVAIVDWDVHHGNGTQQVFYDDPSVLFVSLHEAANFPVDGGEARETGGGAGAGYNANVPLPSGTGDAGYAHAFDELVLPLVEAFAPQLILVSAGQDANAFDPLGRMRVQRDGFRHMARALRQAAGSTCDGRIVMLQEGGYSLPYLPIATLGVLEGLVGWNAPFDDPHQFAQHPCGDGERAAVRAARAALAPYWPTLGRS
- a CDS encoding polyamine ABC transporter substrate-binding protein codes for the protein MKRIAWIAVVLASLACAAARAAGGNVLNIYNWAEYFAPDTIAGFEKETGIKVRLDVYDSNEALQTKLTTGNSGYDLVFPSNDFLARQIQAGLYQKLDKSRLPNLKNLDPAIVARAAEVDPGNQYGVPYMQGTFGLGLNVAKVRQALGGPLPANTLELIFNPAYAAKLKGCGIAFNDAGSEVFPLALRYIGRDPNTTDPRDYEAALDMMKKIRPTIRQFIATPVMNDLATGDVCVVTGYSGAVLVAALRAADARNGQQIVYSLPAAGAPFWFDSMAIPKGAAHPDNALRFIDYILRPDVVAKISNKVMYPNPNRAATPLVDKRLTSNPAIYPDAATMRTLWVKRPMPPQAMRMQTRYWTQFKTGY
- a CDS encoding LysR family transcriptional regulator yields the protein MRRIDLLSALETFVCAVEEGSLSQAARRLAKTPSAVTKAIAGLEATLGAQLLERTTRRLVLTEGGRLYLATATDVLRRLADGARQLSERDDEPRGLLRVTAAHSFGHAILAPLCAPFAQAFPRVRIELSLSDHYVDIVGEGFDLALRMGNYDLPSQIVKPIGSNRSLLCASPGYLARRGRPAAPADLAQHDCVLYRHPTLANTWTFDRDGVRARIEPKGPLATDDYGLALAATLDGAGVLPCPQWSVVDVLEAGRLVPLLVDWRFESASFGEDRICAAYPSSRRGSTKIRRLVERVEAKLADSEARVARVLGEAPRTDFALR